The Methanomassiliicoccales archaeon genome has a segment encoding these proteins:
- the glnA gene encoding type I glutamate--ammonia ligase, whose product MDGKERIDEVLKMCGSDKVKMVDFKFVDMPGTLQHVSIPSNKLSESQFKEGHGFDGSSIRGFAHINESDMILIPDASTAIIDPVNKIPTLSIICDVADPENGKRYSRDPRYVAQKAEEYLKSTGIADTAYFGPELEFFVFDSVSFDQNQHSGYYYIDSEEGIWNSGANGKPNLAHRPRNKEGYFPVPPVDTLQDFRSECVMKLMDAGIDCEVHHHEVATAGQCEIGMRFQTITKMADSTMMYKYILKNTAKEHGKTLTFMPKPLFNDNGTGMHVHQSLAKNGDNIFFDKDGYALLSETALYYIGGLLYHAPSLLAITNPSTNSYRRLVPGFEAPVNLVYSKRNRSAAIRIPVYSKSPKSKRIEFRPPDATSNPYLAFAAMLMAGLDGVKKKIHPGEPHDMDLFELSKEELKNIKTVPGSLEKVLENLESDQDYLLQGGVFTKDLLETWIDYKRHKENDAIRLRPHPYEYFLYYDA is encoded by the coding sequence ATGGACGGAAAGGAACGGATCGACGAAGTGCTCAAAATGTGCGGGTCGGACAAGGTAAAGATGGTCGATTTCAAGTTCGTCGACATGCCTGGGACGCTGCAGCACGTCTCTATACCTTCGAACAAGCTGAGCGAGAGCCAGTTCAAAGAAGGCCATGGTTTCGACGGCTCCAGCATCAGGGGGTTTGCCCATATCAACGAGAGCGATATGATCCTTATACCTGATGCATCGACCGCGATCATCGACCCAGTAAACAAGATACCGACCCTCTCGATCATCTGCGATGTCGCGGACCCAGAGAACGGTAAGAGGTATTCCAGGGACCCGAGGTACGTGGCGCAGAAGGCCGAGGAGTACCTGAAGAGCACTGGCATCGCCGACACTGCTTACTTCGGGCCTGAGCTGGAGTTCTTCGTGTTCGACTCGGTGAGCTTCGATCAGAACCAGCATTCAGGATACTATTACATCGATTCCGAAGAGGGCATATGGAACTCAGGTGCGAACGGGAAGCCGAACCTGGCCCACCGGCCCAGGAACAAGGAAGGCTATTTCCCTGTACCGCCGGTCGATACCCTGCAGGACTTCCGCTCGGAGTGCGTCATGAAGCTGATGGACGCGGGGATAGACTGCGAGGTACATCACCATGAAGTGGCCACCGCCGGGCAGTGCGAGATAGGCATGCGCTTCCAGACCATCACCAAGATGGCCGACAGCACCATGATGTACAAGTACATCCTGAAGAACACCGCCAAGGAGCATGGCAAGACGCTCACCTTCATGCCCAAGCCCCTGTTCAACGACAATGGGACCGGGATGCATGTCCACCAGAGCCTGGCCAAGAACGGTGACAATATCTTCTTCGATAAGGACGGGTACGCCCTGCTCAGCGAGACCGCCTTGTACTATATCGGCGGATTGCTATATCATGCCCCCTCGCTTCTGGCGATCACCAACCCGTCGACGAACTCATACCGTCGGCTGGTCCCAGGGTTCGAGGCGCCAGTGAACCTGGTGTACTCCAAGAGGAACCGCAGCGCGGCCATCAGGATACCGGTGTATTCCAAGAGCCCCAAGAGCAAGAGGATAGAGTTCAGGCCCCCGGACGCCACCAGCAACCCGTACCTGGCCTTCGCCGCCATGCTGATGGCTGGCCTGGACGGCGTAAAGAAGAAGATCCATCCGGGCGAACCCCACGACATGGACCTTTTCGAGCTGTCGAAGGAGGAGCTGAAGAACATCAAGACCGTCCCAGGCAGCCTGGAGAAGGTGTTGGAGAACCTGGAGAGCGACCAAGACTACCTCCTTCAGGGCGGAGTGTTTACCAAGGACCTGCTGGAAACATGGATCGACTATAAGCGTCATAAGGAGAACGATGCCATTCGCCTCCGCCCGCACCCGTACGAGTACTTCCTGTACTATGATGCGTGA